The Sedimentisphaera salicampi genome includes a region encoding these proteins:
- the rplP gene encoding 50S ribosomal protein L16, which produces MALMPKRVKYRKQQRGKNRGNATRNNTVAFGEYGIQSLEHSWITARQIEAGRVAATHYLRRQGTIHIRIFPHKSFTSTPLETRMGKGKGDIEGWVAVVKPGTVMFEISGVDEKLARAALARVAQKMPIRCRFAQRKHSMA; this is translated from the coding sequence ATGGCTTTAATGCCGAAAAGAGTTAAATACCGCAAGCAGCAGCGGGGAAAAAATAGAGGAAACGCCACACGCAACAATACAGTTGCTTTCGGCGAATACGGGATACAGTCTTTGGAGCATTCCTGGATTACTGCAAGGCAGATTGAGGCCGGCCGTGTTGCCGCTACTCACTACCTGAGAAGACAGGGAACTATCCATATTAGAATTTTCCCTCATAAGTCTTTCACCTCAACGCCTCTTGAAACTCGTATGGGTAAAGGTAAAGGTGATATTGAGGGCTGGGTAGCTGTGGTTAAGCCCGGTACAGTGATGTTCGAGATCTCAGGTGTTGATGAAAAACTTGCCCGTGCAGCTCTTGCCAGGGTAGCTCAGAAAATGCCTATAAGGTGTCGATTCGCTCAAAGAAAACACTCAATGGCGTAA
- the rplN gene encoding 50S ribosomal protein L14, producing the protein MIQQETMLEIADNSGVKTAQCIKVLGHSGTSKGKYTRPAASVGDIVSVTVKRHLPTCQLNEKKVYKCVIVRTKAPLRRPDGSYVRFDSNAAVMIDADNNPIGTRIFGAVARELREKNFMKIISLASEVV; encoded by the coding sequence GTGATACAGCAAGAGACAATGTTGGAAATAGCCGATAACAGCGGCGTGAAAACTGCTCAGTGCATCAAAGTCCTTGGGCACAGCGGTACAAGCAAAGGCAAATATACAAGGCCTGCTGCTTCTGTCGGTGATATCGTTAGCGTTACTGTTAAGAGACACCTGCCGACCTGTCAGCTCAACGAGAAGAAGGTTTACAAGTGTGTGATTGTTCGGACAAAAGCACCTTTACGCAGGCCTGACGGCAGCTATGTACGTTTCGACAGCAATGCAGCGGTTATGATTGATGCGGACAACAATCCCATCGGTACTCGAATCTTTGGTGCGGTAGCCAGAGAGCTTCGTGAGAAGAACTTTATGAAAATAATTTCACTTGCCAGTGAAGTAGTTTAA
- the rplD gene encoding 50S ribosomal protein L4: MIDVTVYNKDGQQVDTISVSEESFGGEVRYPLLKQAIVMYHANKRVGTAATKSRGMVAGSSKKLFRQKGTGNARVGNMRTHKRVGGGVAFAKSVRDFGKKMPKKQRNIACKSALLAKLQSGSVSVIDELSFSEPKTKEMAGILKNLNIDRSCLVTLGDYDTNVYKSARNIQKIDVAALKDLNAGEICNKQKLLFTKEAFDKLLNG, from the coding sequence ATGATTGACGTTACTGTATACAATAAAGACGGCCAGCAGGTAGATACGATTTCGGTAAGCGAAGAATCGTTTGGTGGCGAGGTTCGCTATCCGCTGCTGAAGCAGGCAATCGTGATGTACCATGCTAACAAACGCGTAGGTACTGCGGCAACCAAAAGCCGCGGTATGGTTGCTGGTTCTTCAAAGAAGCTTTTCAGGCAGAAGGGCACCGGTAATGCACGTGTTGGTAATATGAGAACCCACAAGCGAGTAGGCGGCGGTGTAGCATTTGCCAAAAGTGTTAGAGATTTCGGCAAGAAAATGCCTAAGAAGCAGAGGAATATCGCTTGCAAAAGCGCATTGCTCGCAAAGCTTCAGTCCGGTTCAGTGTCTGTGATAGATGAGCTCTCTTTCAGCGAACCTAAAACAAAGGAAATGGCCGGCATACTGAAGAATCTAAACATAGACAGAAGCTGCCTTGTTACACTCGGGGATTATGATACGAATGTGTATAAGTCAGCAAGAAATATTCAGAAAATTGATGTAGCTGCCCTGAAAGACTTAAATGCCGGCGAGATCTGCAATAAGCAGAAGCTCCTTTTTACTAAAGAGGCATTTGATAAGCTGCTTAATGGTTGA
- the rpsC gene encoding 30S ribosomal protein S3: MGQKTSPVGFRTGIRLDWQSTWFAPKANYGDFIVEDCKIREFVEERFNNQPPYSAVAKTEIARTRNEVKVTLHTARPGMVIGPKGAEVDKVREEIEALINRKVSVNVVEIKEASLNSKLVADSIAMQLSRRASFRRVMKMQCEAVMNAGAKGVKIIVSGRLGGAEMARRETQKMGSIPLQTIDANVDYNNSIARTTYGTIGVKVWIFKGKFGEEIQPDNKGRKPRGGKGGGRRNKPKRNG, translated from the coding sequence ATGGGTCAGAAAACATCACCAGTTGGTTTCAGAACGGGAATTAGGCTTGATTGGCAGAGCACGTGGTTTGCCCCTAAAGCAAACTACGGCGATTTTATCGTCGAAGACTGCAAAATAAGAGAATTTGTTGAAGAACGATTCAATAATCAGCCTCCTTACTCAGCCGTAGCGAAAACTGAAATTGCAAGAACACGCAATGAAGTGAAGGTAACTCTGCATACTGCAAGGCCGGGAATGGTAATTGGCCCGAAGGGTGCTGAGGTTGACAAGGTTAGAGAAGAGATCGAAGCGCTGATCAACAGGAAAGTCAGCGTGAATGTAGTGGAAATCAAGGAAGCCTCGCTCAATTCAAAGCTCGTTGCAGATTCAATAGCGATGCAGCTTAGCAGAAGGGCATCTTTCCGCCGAGTAATGAAAATGCAGTGTGAGGCGGTAATGAATGCCGGAGCGAAAGGCGTTAAAATTATTGTTTCCGGCCGTCTGGGCGGTGCTGAAATGGCAAGAAGAGAAACTCAGAAAATGGGTTCTATTCCGCTTCAGACAATCGACGCCAATGTTGATTACAACAACTCTATCGCCCGTACAACATACGGTACTATCGGCGTTAAGGTGTGGATTTTCAAAGGAAAGTTTGGCGAAGAGATTCAGCCGGATAACAAAGGACGCAAGCCCAGAGGCGGCAAAGGCGGCGGAAGAAGAAATAAACCGAAAAGAAACGGCTGA
- the rplB gene encoding 50S ribosomal protein L2, with the protein MAIKTYKPTSPGRRYSSVIDYRAVLTTDKPEKTLCKRLRKSGGRNHHGRTTCRFRGGGARRIYRFIDFNRDKDGISAEVQSVEYDPNRNCFISLVEYEDGEKRYILSPRGLNVNSKIISGENVEPVVGNAMPLKNIPVGVAVHNIEMNPGQGGKLVRSAGGTARVMAKEGGWATIILPSGEMRMVRVECRATIGQLGNSDYQNVRIGKAGRKRHMGRRPHVRGKAQNPVSHPMGGGEGRSNGGRHPCSPTGRFAKGGKTRHKKKQSGKRIIRRRKNNRGEQLVL; encoded by the coding sequence ATGGCTATTAAAACATATAAACCAACAAGTCCGGGAAGAAGGTATTCTTCTGTAATTGATTACAGAGCTGTTCTGACTACAGACAAACCAGAAAAGACGCTCTGTAAAAGATTGCGTAAAAGCGGCGGAAGAAATCATCACGGAAGAACAACCTGCCGCTTCAGAGGCGGCGGCGCAAGAAGGATATACCGCTTCATCGATTTCAACCGTGATAAAGATGGCATCAGCGCAGAGGTTCAGAGCGTTGAATACGACCCGAACAGAAACTGCTTTATCTCTCTGGTGGAGTATGAAGACGGGGAAAAAAGATACATACTTTCTCCACGCGGATTGAATGTGAATTCAAAGATTATCAGCGGCGAGAATGTTGAACCGGTAGTGGGCAATGCTATGCCACTGAAAAATATACCGGTAGGCGTTGCTGTTCACAATATAGAGATGAATCCCGGTCAGGGCGGCAAGCTCGTTAGAAGTGCCGGGGGCACAGCAAGAGTTATGGCTAAAGAAGGCGGCTGGGCAACCATTATCCTCCCCAGCGGCGAGATGAGAATGGTACGTGTTGAGTGCCGTGCTACAATCGGCCAGCTCGGAAACAGCGACTATCAGAATGTGCGTATCGGCAAAGCCGGAAGAAAACGTCATATGGGACGCAGACCTCACGTACGAGGCAAGGCTCAGAACCCTGTTTCTCACCCGATGGGCGGTGGTGAAGGCAGGAGTAACGGTGGGCGTCATCCCTGTTCTCCAACCGGCAGGTTTGCCAAGGGCGGAAAGACCCGCCATAAAAAGAAACAGAGCGGTAAAAGAATAATCAGGCGTCGTAAGAACAACCGCGGCGAGCAGTTGGTTCTATAA
- the rpsS gene encoding 30S ribosomal protein S19, with protein MARSLKKGPFVDDHLLEKVAQQMEAGTKKPVRTWSRRSTVIPEFVGYTFEVHNGRSFVKVFITEDMVGHKLGEFAPTRTFKGHGTRQ; from the coding sequence ATGGCAAGATCGCTGAAAAAAGGTCCTTTTGTAGATGACCATCTCCTTGAGAAGGTCGCACAGCAGATGGAAGCTGGAACAAAAAAGCCTGTTAGAACATGGTCTAGAAGGTCAACAGTTATTCCTGAGTTCGTAGGCTATACCTTCGAAGTGCATAATGGACGCAGCTTTGTAAAGGTTTTCATAACAGAAGATATGGTTGGGCATAAGCTTGGTGAGTTTGCTCCAACTCGAACCTTCAAAGGCCATGGTACTCGTCAATAA
- the rplV gene encoding 50S ribosomal protein L22, whose amino-acid sequence MLNVRRLNEIIDDSSLEVEDFASTLDINAACSPVKAVKNWKKGLMKPQPKDDDIDALANKLEVDASELKAWKAALRYAPQSARKVRLVADLIRGRHVRDAEDILKFTPKRSAAMVLQVLKSAVANADEAEADVESLYVAEARVDGAGRRIGTKGFIPKDRGRAHPIRKEACHIHVTVAQITEE is encoded by the coding sequence ATGTTAAACGTTAGAAGACTAAACGAAATAATCGATGACAGCTCTTTGGAAGTGGAAGATTTTGCTTCCACTCTGGATATCAATGCAGCATGTTCTCCAGTTAAGGCTGTTAAAAACTGGAAAAAAGGGCTTATGAAGCCCCAGCCTAAGGATGATGATATTGATGCGCTGGCAAACAAACTGGAAGTTGATGCATCTGAGCTGAAGGCTTGGAAAGCAGCGTTGAGATATGCCCCGCAGTCTGCCCGCAAGGTTAGGCTTGTCGCAGACCTTATCAGGGGAAGGCATGTGCGTGATGCTGAAGATATTCTCAAATTTACCCCCAAGCGTTCTGCTGCAATGGTTCTTCAGGTGCTTAAGAGTGCAGTGGCAAATGCAGATGAGGCAGAAGCCGATGTTGAAAGCCTTTACGTTGCAGAGGCCCGGGTTGACGGGGCTGGAAGACGAATCGGGACGAAGGGTTTTATACCTAAAGACCGCGGTAGAGCCCATCCTATAAGGAAAGAGGCTTGTCATATTCACGTTACGGTTGCTCAAATAACAGAGGAATAG
- the rplX gene encoding 50S ribosomal protein L24, with protein MAARIKKGDRVVVISGTNKDRKGEVLRVMNSEKVIIEGVNLAKKHVRPSQKHPQGGQITVEQPIHISNVMPVNPTTEKGARVRFVEQEGGKKRVALDGTELGVVRKPKA; from the coding sequence ATGGCAGCACGTATTAAAAAAGGCGATCGAGTAGTAGTAATAAGCGGCACTAATAAAGACCGCAAGGGCGAAGTGCTCAGGGTTATGAATTCTGAGAAAGTGATTATTGAAGGCGTGAATCTTGCTAAAAAGCACGTTCGCCCATCTCAGAAGCACCCGCAGGGCGGACAGATAACTGTTGAACAGCCGATTCACATCAGCAATGTGATGCCTGTGAACCCGACTACAGAAAAAGGTGCTCGAGTAAGATTCGTTGAACAAGAGGGCGGCAAAAAGCGTGTTGCTCTCGATGGAACTGAGCTTGGTGTAGTACGCAAGCCGAAAGCTTAA
- the rpmC gene encoding 50S ribosomal protein L29 codes for MKASELRELKTEDLPSKLKEFQKKLYELRMQSVTENLEDKYAISKCRKDIARVKTIIRKNQLKAQ; via the coding sequence ATGAAAGCTTCAGAATTAAGAGAACTAAAGACAGAAGATTTGCCTTCAAAGCTCAAAGAGTTTCAGAAGAAACTTTACGAGCTGAGGATGCAGTCTGTTACAGAGAACCTTGAAGATAAATATGCAATATCAAAATGTCGCAAGGATATTGCCAGAGTTAAGACAATTATTAGAAAAAATCAGTTGAAGGCTCAATGA
- the rpsQ gene encoding 30S ribosomal protein S17, producing the protein MEGKVFKTRRGTVVSRSGDKAIRVQIDYNVKHPVYGKYVKRRTKLGVHDPQNAASVGDIVDIVECRPISKTISWRLVGLVEQANIK; encoded by the coding sequence ATGGAAGGCAAGGTATTTAAAACTAGACGCGGGACGGTGGTCAGCCGCAGCGGTGATAAGGCTATAAGGGTGCAGATTGATTATAATGTCAAGCATCCAGTATATGGCAAATACGTAAAACGCCGCACTAAACTCGGCGTTCACGATCCACAAAACGCAGCCAGTGTAGGCGATATTGTCGATATTGTTGAGTGCAGGCCAATCAGCAAGACCATAAGCTGGCGTCTTGTCGGCCTCGTTGAACAAGCAAACATTAAATAA
- the rplW gene encoding 50S ribosomal protein L23 yields MDYCNVIIKPIITEQSMHFATSKNAYAFEVNKKANKLQIRKAIEDIYGVKVEKVRTMNRKGKARRRGRSFGMTASWKKAVVVLNEEDRIDLY; encoded by the coding sequence GTGGATTATTGCAACGTAATCATAAAGCCGATAATAACCGAACAGAGTATGCATTTTGCTACGAGCAAAAATGCCTATGCCTTTGAGGTTAATAAAAAGGCGAACAAATTACAGATTCGCAAAGCTATAGAGGATATCTATGGCGTTAAAGTTGAAAAGGTTCGCACGATGAACCGCAAGGGCAAAGCCCGCAGAAGAGGACGCAGTTTCGGGATGACTGCAAGCTGGAAAAAGGCTGTGGTTGTTCTAAATGAGGAAGACAGAATAGACCTGTACTAA